GAGTCGGTGCCCGCCGCGAACACGCCGATGCGCTCGGGTCGGACCACGAACATCCCCGGGCGTCCCACGAGCGCCTCGGCCGCGGCGCCGTCGAGCACATTCGAGGTGCCGACGAAATCCGCCACGAATCGGTTCACCGGGTTCTCGTACACGTCGCGCGCTGCGCCGATCTGCTCGATGCGTCCGTGATTGAACACCGCCAGCCGGTCACAGACGCTCAGTGCCTCGTCCTGATCGTGGGTGACGATCACGAACGTGATGCCGACTTCGCGCTGGATCGCCTTGAGCTCGACCTGCATCTGCTCGCGGAGCTTGAGGTCCAACGCCCCGAGGGGCTCGTCGAGCAGCAGCACCCGTGGGCGCCCGACAAGCGCCCGGGCCAGGGCGACGCGCTGTTGCTGTCCGCCCGACAGCTGTGCCGGGCGCCGAGGCGCGTGCTCGGTCAGCCGGACCATGTCGAGTGCGTCGGCGGTGCGCCGCCTGCGCTCGGCCTTGGGCACACCCCGCACTTTCAAGCCGTATTCGACGTTCTGCGCGACGGTCATGTGCGGGAACAGCGCGTATTCCTGGAACACGGTGTTGACGTCGCGGTGTCGCGCGGGCAGCCCCGTGACGTCGACGCCGCCGAGCTTGATCACGCCCGAGGTGGGCTGCTCGAATCCCGCGATCATGCGCAGGACCGTGGTCTTCCCCGAACCGGACGGGCCAAGGATCGCGAACAGCTCGCCGTCACCGACAGTGAGGTCGGCACCGTCGACAGCCACGACCCCGGTGCCGAACTCCTTGCGAACACCGATCAGCTCAACCTGCGGATTTCGAACCACGAACGGCACATTCACAGCGGATTCTGCGCCGATTGTCTCCGAAGGCATGGCTAATCGTATGGATGCGCACGCTCGGACCGCCACTTCAACGACGAAATTTCCCGCGGTCGGAGTTCGCTCGGCTACCACACCGGGTCGGTGCGCCCTGCTGTCACGCTCCGTAATCTTGATACAGCTGTGACCAGTGGCGCTGGGGTGAAATGTGATGCAACTGTCGTACTCTGTGGCACGTGTCAATTTCCCGGCGCGACGTGCTGAAAGGTGCGGCGGCGGTGCCTGCCGCGCTCGCGGTCGGTGCCGGCCTGCAAGCGCTGACGTCAGCAACCGCCTCGGCGGCACCGCTGGGCATCCTGCTCGATTAC
The nucleotide sequence above comes from Mycolicibacterium moriokaense. Encoded proteins:
- a CDS encoding ABC transporter ATP-binding protein, which translates into the protein MPSETIGAESAVNVPFVVRNPQVELIGVRKEFGTGVVAVDGADLTVGDGELFAILGPSGSGKTTVLRMIAGFEQPTSGVIKLGGVDVTGLPARHRDVNTVFQEYALFPHMTVAQNVEYGLKVRGVPKAERRRRTADALDMVRLTEHAPRRPAQLSGGQQQRVALARALVGRPRVLLLDEPLGALDLKLREQMQVELKAIQREVGITFVIVTHDQDEALSVCDRLAVFNHGRIEQIGAARDVYENPVNRFVADFVGTSNVLDGAAAEALVGRPGMFVVRPERIGVFAAGTDSVPGVRTVPATVSELIYAGPTTRITAHTQVGVTLTATVLTASTWLPPDLQHGSAITLAWPDKAVHSLTKEE